One stretch of Arachis duranensis cultivar V14167 chromosome 1, aradu.V14167.gnm2.J7QH, whole genome shotgun sequence DNA includes these proteins:
- the LOC107481685 gene encoding protein disulfide-isomerase 5-2, whose protein sequence is MMTTKMKRILVVTFTVLVWIQFCKGEKFAMDGTVLVLDESNFDSAISSFDHILVDFYAPWCGHCKRLSPELDAAAPVLATLKDPIVIAKVDADKHTGLAKKYDVDAYPTIMLFNHGVPVEYRGPRKAELLVRYLKKFAASDVAVLDSDSAVKTFVEEAGEFFPIFIGFGLDSSMMEKLGIKYKKNAWFSVAKDFSEDLMVLYDFDKVPALVSLNLKYNERSTFYGPFEDEFLEDFVKQNLIPLAVPVSRDTLKLIQADGRKTVLAIVDDEDEERSKELVKLLKAAASANRDLIFGYVGVRQMEEFAEKFDIGTKLPKLVVWDNSDEYLSVVGFESIEEEDQATQISKFVEGYREGKTIKKEMSGPSFMRYLQRSFDVRLVYILVGIVAVMMILQTFFVKGGDEYQRVSNQVQAATQARSSVSEVENNEYKAGDKED, encoded by the exons ATGATGACGACGAAGATGAAGAGGATTCTTGTGGTTACTTTCACCGTTCTGGTGTGGATCCAGTTTTGCAAAGGGGAGAAGTTCGCGATGGACGGGACTGTGCTGGTTCTTGATGAATCCAACTTCGATTCCGCCATCTCTTCCTTCGATCACATCTTGGTTGATTTCTACGCTCCCTGGTGCGGTCACTGCAAGCGCCTTTCCCCTGAG TTAGATGCTGCCGCACCTGTACTTGCAACCTTAAAGGATCCCATAGTCATAGCGAAGGTAGATGCGGACAAGCATACTGGCCTTGCGAAAAAATATGATGTTGA TGCATATCCAACCATTATGCTGTTTAATCATGGCGTCCCTGTAGAGTACCGTGGACCAAGGAAAGCCGAATTACTTGTTCGTTATCTGAAGAAATTTGCTGCTTCTGATGTTGCTGTTCTTGATTCAGATTCTGCTGTCAAAACATTTGTTGAAGAAGCTGGCGAATTTTTCCCCATATTTATAGGTTTTGGGTTGGACAGCTCAATGATGGAGAAGTTAGGCATAAAGTATAAGAAAAATGCATGGTTCTCTGTGGCAAAAGATTTTTCAGAGGATCTTATGGTGTTGTATGACTTTGATAAGGTTCCTGCATTGGTTTCCCTTAATCTAAAATACAATGAGCGGAGTACATTCTATGGCCCCTTTGAAG ATGAATTTTTGGAAGATTTTGTAAAACAAAATCTGATTCCCTTGGCTGTGCCTGTATCCCGTGACACACTTAAGTTGATTCAAGCTGATGGTAGGAAGACAGTTTTGGCAATTGTTgacgatgaagatgaagaaagaTCAAAGGAGCTGGTTAAGTTATTGAAGGCTGCTGCATCTGCAAATCGTGACTTAATATTTGGTTATGTTGGAGTTAGACAGATGGAAGAATTTGCTGAAAAATTCGATATTGGCACTAAACTGCCAAAACTGGTCGTTTGGGATAACAGCGATGAGTACCTTTCA GTTGTTGGTTTTGAAAGCATCGAAGAAGAGGATCAAGCAACACAGATCTCTAAATTTGTAGAAGGATATCGAGAAGGAAAAACCATAAAGAAAGAGATGAGTGGCCCTTCATTTATGCGATATCTCCAGCGATCTTTTGACGTCAGATTGGTGTACATTCTTGTTGGTATTGTTGCAGTAATGATGATTCTTCAGACATTTTTTGTTAAAGGAGGTGATGAATACCAGAGAGTTTCAAATCAAGTACAGGCTGCTACTCAAGCAAGGAGCTCTGTTTCAGAAGTTGAAAACAATGAGTATAAAGCTGGAGACAAGGAGGATTAA
- the LOC107487448 gene encoding transcription factor MYB97-like — protein MENINKDAENDANSFTAMRGSMEAGDGCCGDSGGATAAGDEVALKKGPWTAAEDAILVDYVTKHGEGNWNAVQRNTKLARCGKSCRLRWANHLRPNLKKGAFSPEEEKLIIELHAQFGNKWARMAALLPGRTDNEIKNYWNTRVKRRQRQGLPLYSDDPDRPTISSTPTTPITHLGTNFINNSPTSKFEFLHHQSYLHSPSPHHHHHLNHSPLTSPLHRAPSYSPLSSSSLHTPLSTPISSSPLSFTFHRPAPLLCNPLRFKRYRSTSTVNPTTPTTPTHLSDLDNGFRFPVHLNSSSSSSFSHFFQNPSLLDPERNMVCSTSPSNFLSKIELPSNQFSLSSQPHQIEPSEFKLDDVEYNNDPNCLNTSNGLVGDILSEAQTMASSHQNFKKRSYFGLNEGQDEAFEGCQSFDDSVLSSLYWSSSSGLKPKEEATNLEKSMNEDLSTLLPVMPSTLQCQQNWQHNNTTEVSNNVQSSCLMTDDNFGLDIKPVASLFPLNNATNHDNNNNNTGCYSWDNLSGLC, from the exons ATGGAAAATATTAATAAAGATGCAGAGAACGATGCAAACAGTTTCACTGCAATGAGGGGAAGCATGGAAGCAGGTGACGGCTGCTGTGGCGATAGCGGTGGTGCGACAGCGGCGGGAGATGAGGTGGCTTTGAAAAAAGGTCCTTGGACAGCCGCAGAGGATGCAATTTTAGTTGATTACGTAACGAAACACGGTGAAGGGAACTGGAACGCCGTACAAAGAAACACAAAGTTGGCTCGATGTGGAAAGAGTTGTCGGCTAAGATGGGCTAACCATTTGAGACCAAATTTGAAGAAAGGTGCTTTCTCCCCTGAAGAAGAAAAGCTCATCATTGAACTCCATGCTCAATTTGGAAACAAATGGGCTCGAATGGCTGCATTG TTGCCCGGAAGAACTGACAACGAAATAAAGAATTATTGGAACACAAGGGTGAAGCGGAGGCAAAGGCAAGGGCTTCCTCTGTACTCAGATGACCCTGATCGTCCGACTATATCAAGCACACCCACCACCCCTATAACTCATCTAGGAACAAACTTCATCAACAATTCTCCCACAAGCAAGTTTGAGTTTCTCCACCACCAAAGTTATCTTCATTCTCCATCTCCGCATCATCACCACCACCTCAACCATTCTCCTTTAACATCACCACTTCACAGAGCTCCGTCTTATTCCCCTTTATCCTCTTCATCACTTCACACACCACTCTCCACTCCCATTTCATCTTCACCTCTCTCCTTCACCTTCCATAGACCTGCACCCTTGTTGTGCAACCCTCTTCGCTTTAAGCGTTACCGTTCAACTTCAACTGTGAATCCAACCACACCAACCACGCCAACCCACTTATCTGATCTTGATAATGGGTTTAGGTTCCCAGTTCATctcaactcttcttcttcttcttctttctcccaTTTCTTTCAGAACCCATCCTTGTTGGATCCTGAAAGAAACATGGTATGTTCGACTTCTCCTTCTAATTTCCTAAGCAAGATAGAGCTCCCTTCAAACCAATTTTCATTGTCATCGCAACCGCACCAAATAGAGCCATCAGAGTTTAAACTTGATGATGTTGAGTATAATAATGACCCTAACTGTTTAAATACAAGTAATGGGTTGGTTGGGGATATTCTATCTGAAGCTCAAACCATGGCTTCTAGTCATCAGAATTTTAAAAAGCGAAGCTACTTCGGCTTGAATGAAGGGCAAGATGAGGCTTTTGAGGGTTGCCAAAGCTTTGATGACTCGGTTCTTAGTTCTCTTTATTGGTCTTCTAGTTCAg GACTAAAACCAAAGGAAGAAGCAACAAACTTAGAGAAATCCATGAATGAGGACTTGTCAACATTGCTCCCTGTAATGCCTTCAACCTTACAATGCCAACAGAATTGGCAGCATAATAATACAACAGAAGTCTCAAATAATGTCCAATCTTCTTGTCTTATGACAGACGACAATTTTGGACTTGATATAAAGCCTGTAGCTTCATTATTTCCTCTCAACAATGCAACTAAccatgataataataataataacacagGATGTTACTCATGGGACAATTTATCTGGGCTATGTTGA
- the LOC107487538 gene encoding transcription factor MYB97-like produces the protein MNKDAENDANSFTAMGKCVGDGGNNSGGEDGGGATATGEVALKKGPWTTIEDAILVDYVTKHGEGNWNAVQRNTGLARCGKSCRLRWTNHLRPNLKKGAFSPEEEKLIIEFHSQFGNKWARMAALLPGRTDNEIKNYWNTRVKRRQRQGLPLYSDDPNRSITTSTPTTNVTYVGENFTNNAPITMFEFIKQSYPHSPSPRHHSPLTSPLQHRASSYSHMLSPLSSPAHSPLSSPATSLPLSFTFQRPAPLLYNPLSFKRYRSTPSCNPNTSPMMNNPTHLSDIDNGFQFPMQLNSSSFSHFFQNPTLLDLERSGSSLTSSPSNAQSKMQLLSNQIPLSLQTQQMEPLEVNYDIEYNNDPNSLSASNRLFGDFLSETQPSTSGHQILKKRNYLGLDERDNNVFDCCQSFDDSPLSSLYGSSNPVLKQKEEATNLNQSMNEDLSTFLTVVPSIMQDQQNWQYNYSTEVSDNVQSSHVIIDDNFGFDIKPKPSLFPLSIATNHNDNRGCYTWDNLSSQC, from the exons ATGAATAAGGATGCAGAGAATGATGCAAACAGTTTCACTGCAATGGGGAAATGCGTGGGAGATGGTGGCAATAATAGTGGTGGCGAAGACGGTGGTGGGGCGACAGCGACAGGCGAGGTGGCTTTGAAAAAGGGTCCTTGGACGACAATAgaagatgcaattctagttgATTACGTGACAAAGCACGGTGAAGGAAATTGGAATGCAGTGCAAAGGAACACAGGGTTGGCTCGATGTGGAAAAAGTTGCAGGTTGAGATGGACAAACCATTTGAGACCAAATCTGAAGAAAGGTGCTTTCTCACCTGAAGAAGAAAAGCTCATCATTGAATTCCATTCTCAGTTTGGCAACAAATGGGCTCGAATGGCTGCTTTG TTGCCTGGAAGAACTGACaacgaaataaaaaattattggaaTACAAGGGTGAAGAGAAGGCAAAGGCAAGGTCTTCCTCTATACTCAGATGACCCTAATCGTTCCATTACTACAAGTACACCCACCACCAATGTAACCTATGTCGGTGAAAACTTCACCAACAACGCTCCCATAACCATGTTCGAGTTTATCAAACAGAGTTATCCTCATTCTCCATCTCCACGACATCATTCTCCTTTAACTTCTCCGCTACAACACAGGGCATCATCCTATTCTCATATGCTTTCCCCTCTATCCTCTCCAGCTCACTCCCCATTGTCCTCACCTGCAACTTCTTTGCCTCTCTCCTTCACCTTCCAGAGACCTGCACCATTGTTGTACAACCCTCTTAGCTTCAAGCGTTACCGCTCAACCCCAAGTTGTAACCCTAATACCTCCCCTATGATGAATAATCCAACCCACTTATCTGACATTGATAATGGGTTCCAATTCCCAATGCAGCTCAATTCGTCTTCTTTCTCCCACTTCTTTCAAAATCCGACGTTGTTGGATCTTGAAAGAAGTGGGTCCTCGTTGACGTCTTCTCCATCTAATGCTCAAAGCAAGATGCAACTTCTTTCGAATCAAATTCCGTTGTCGTTGCAAACGCAACAAATGGAGCCATTGGAAGTTAATTACGATATTGAGTACAATAATGACCCTAATTCTTTGAGTGCAAGTAATAGGTTGTTTGGGGATTTTCTATCAGAAACTCAACCCTCGACTTCTGGCCATCAGATTTTAAAGAAACGAAATTATCTGGGCTTAGATGAACGAGACAATAATGTGTTTGATTGCTGCCAAAGCTTTGATGACTCTCCTCTTAGCTCCCTTTATGGCTCTTCTAATCCAG TACTAAAACAGAAGGAAGAAGCAACTAACCTAAACCAATCCATGAATGAGGATTTATCAACATTTCTCACTGTAGTGCCTTCAATCATGCAAGACCAGCAAAATTGGcaatataattattcaacagAAGTTTCCGATAATGTCCAATCTTCTCATGTCATCATAGATGACAATTTTGGATTTGATATCAAGCCCAAACCTTCATTGTTTCCTCTTAGTATTGCTACAAACCATAATGATAATAGAGGATGTTACACATGGGATAATTTATCTAGCCAATGTtaa